A section of the Serratia liquefaciens ATCC 27592 genome encodes:
- the aroL gene encoding shikimate kinase AroL: MTQTIFMVGARGAGKTTVGSALALALGYQFTDTDLFMQQTTQMSVAEMVANEGWLGFRRRESIALQTVTQPSTVVATGGGAILAEENRQFMRQHGTVIYLRSPAEVLAQRLEEYPQDAQRPTLTGRPIAEEMLEVLAAREALYQETAHYVMDGTGNPQQVVEKILAVLQLETVK; this comes from the coding sequence ATGACACAAACCATTTTCATGGTGGGCGCGCGCGGCGCCGGTAAAACCACGGTGGGCAGTGCACTGGCGTTGGCGCTGGGCTATCAATTCACCGATACCGATCTGTTTATGCAACAGACCACGCAAATGAGCGTGGCGGAAATGGTCGCAAATGAAGGCTGGCTGGGATTTCGCCGCCGTGAAAGCATTGCTCTGCAAACCGTCACCCAACCGTCAACTGTAGTTGCCACAGGTGGCGGTGCGATCCTGGCGGAAGAGAACCGTCAATTTATGCGTCAGCACGGCACCGTCATTTATCTGCGCTCACCGGCCGAGGTGTTGGCGCAGCGGCTGGAAGAGTACCCGCAAGACGCGCAACGCCCCACGCTGACCGGTCGTCCGATCGCTGAGGAGATGCTGGAAGTGCTGGCCGCCCGCGAGGCCTTGTATCAGGAGACCGCGCACTACGTGATGGACGGTACCGGTAACCCACAGCAGGTGGTTGAAAAGATCCTCGCCGTACTGCAATTGGAAACGGTAAAGTAA
- a CDS encoding aldo/keto reductase — protein MKYTTFGRNTGLRVSELALGTGNFGTGWGYGSEKEQAKQVFDRYVDAGGNFIDTADTYQFGQSEQMVGDFIAAERDRFVVATKYTLGAAPDAGIASTGNSRKNMIASVESSLKRLKTDRIDLLWAHFSDNLTPLEEIVRSFDDLIRAGKIQYAGLSNFPAWRIARADTLAELRGWARIAGIQVEYSLVERTAERELLPMAEALGMAATLWSPLGGGLLTGKYRHSDAGRLSELGRLVHREKDTALLDEVLAIAQEHQALPTHVAIAWLRNRAAHSSTSLIPILGSRTLDQLEDTLAALDLTLDEQQMARLDRVSAIEPGTPHRQIAHTLARAQGGDSSRFAAPRTPRA, from the coding sequence ATGAAATACACCACCTTTGGCCGCAATACCGGCCTGCGCGTTTCTGAACTGGCATTAGGAACCGGCAACTTTGGCACCGGCTGGGGCTACGGTTCGGAAAAAGAACAGGCCAAACAGGTTTTCGATCGTTATGTCGACGCCGGCGGCAACTTTATCGACACGGCTGATACTTACCAATTCGGCCAGTCAGAACAGATGGTAGGGGATTTCATCGCCGCCGAACGCGACCGTTTCGTGGTCGCCACTAAATACACCTTGGGTGCTGCGCCGGACGCGGGTATTGCCTCTACCGGCAACAGCCGCAAAAACATGATTGCCTCGGTAGAGAGCAGCCTGAAGCGGCTGAAAACCGATCGTATCGATCTGCTGTGGGCGCATTTTTCCGACAACCTGACGCCGCTTGAAGAGATCGTTCGCAGCTTTGACGATCTTATCCGCGCCGGCAAGATCCAATATGCCGGGTTGTCCAACTTCCCAGCCTGGCGCATTGCCCGCGCAGATACGCTGGCAGAACTGCGTGGCTGGGCGCGCATTGCAGGTATACAGGTGGAATACAGCCTGGTAGAGCGGACCGCAGAACGTGAATTGCTGCCGATGGCCGAAGCGCTGGGGATGGCCGCCACCCTGTGGTCGCCGCTGGGCGGTGGTTTGTTGACCGGGAAGTATCGCCATAGCGATGCTGGTCGATTGAGTGAGTTGGGGCGCCTGGTGCATCGCGAAAAAGACACCGCGTTGCTGGATGAAGTGCTGGCGATTGCGCAAGAACACCAGGCCCTGCCGACCCACGTTGCTATCGCCTGGCTGCGCAACAGGGCCGCGCATTCCAGCACCAGTCTGATCCCTATTCTGGGTTCGCGCACGCTGGACCAGTTAGAGGATACGCTGGCGGCGCTTGATTTGACGTTGGACGAGCAGCAGATGGCGCGTCTGGATCGGGTCAGCGCGATTGAACCGGGCACGCCTCACCGGCAGATTGCCCACACGCTGGCGCGTGCGCAGGGCGGTGACAGTTCCCGCTTTGCCGCGCCGCGTACCCCGCGCGCCTGA
- a CDS encoding TetR/AcrR family transcriptional regulator has protein sequence MARVSKQQMERNREAIEQVSSQLFRERGLNGVSVNDLMAAVGLTHGGFYGHFASKDELAAVASRRAAEESAQRWEAASRQPDQHNLQTLVDAYLNVRHRDCPGEGCMVAALAGDVAREEADKPVHQAYLSGVKAMLARLESLSPDEQQPQRQQQALVQMAMLVGALTLARATQGDALSEQFLNATRQALLPTEAD, from the coding sequence ATGGCACGGGTTTCAAAGCAGCAGATGGAGCGCAATCGCGAGGCGATTGAGCAGGTGTCTTCACAGCTTTTCCGCGAACGCGGCCTGAATGGCGTCAGCGTTAACGATCTGATGGCGGCCGTGGGGCTGACGCACGGTGGTTTCTATGGCCATTTTGCTTCCAAGGACGAACTGGCGGCGGTGGCCAGCCGCAGGGCGGCAGAGGAATCTGCTCAGCGCTGGGAAGCAGCCAGCCGTCAGCCCGACCAGCACAATTTACAGACTCTGGTTGACGCCTATCTGAACGTCAGGCACCGCGACTGCCCGGGCGAAGGCTGCATGGTTGCCGCTCTGGCCGGTGACGTGGCGCGCGAAGAGGCGGATAAACCCGTGCATCAGGCTTACCTGAGCGGTGTGAAAGCCATGTTGGCGCGGCTGGAGTCGCTTTCGCCAGATGAACAACAACCCCAACGACAACAGCAGGCGCTGGTGCAGATGGCGATGCTGGTGGGGGCACTGACGTTGGCAAGGGCAACGCAGGGCGATGCGCTGTCAGAACAGTTTCTTAACGCGACGCGTCAGGCGCTGTTACCGACTGAGGCTGACTAA
- a CDS encoding helix-turn-helix domain-containing protein yields MILQSQRLWHEKKHLTPWHQHASGQIYLLTHGMMALETRERQWAMTAGSIGWLPPNCAHQALACGNVVGWSLYLPESYCATLPAQPHLSPASALIQALMERIAPFAGQELDPAQQRLLRVLLDEISVEESVPLQLPLPQDARLLKIARALLNEPASARTQSDWAAWAGVSVRTLSRRFISETGVTFARWRQQARVIRSLEPLSRGESVGRIAGEYGYDNVSAYIAAFRQRFGTTPGLYFSQPQSVTAPDASR; encoded by the coding sequence ATGATCCTGCAGAGCCAGCGACTTTGGCATGAGAAAAAACACCTGACGCCCTGGCACCAGCATGCCAGCGGACAGATCTACCTGTTGACCCATGGCATGATGGCGTTGGAAACCCGGGAGCGCCAATGGGCAATGACCGCCGGCAGTATCGGCTGGCTGCCACCCAACTGTGCGCACCAGGCACTGGCATGCGGCAACGTCGTCGGCTGGAGTCTGTATCTGCCGGAGTCCTACTGTGCGACGCTGCCGGCGCAGCCGCATCTGAGCCCTGCCTCCGCGTTGATTCAGGCGTTAATGGAACGTATTGCTCCTTTTGCCGGACAAGAGCTGGATCCGGCGCAACAACGCCTATTGCGGGTCTTGTTGGATGAGATTTCTGTGGAAGAGAGCGTACCGCTGCAGTTACCGCTACCGCAGGACGCCAGGTTGTTGAAAATCGCCCGCGCCCTGCTGAATGAACCCGCCAGCGCGCGTACCCAGAGTGACTGGGCCGCCTGGGCCGGGGTGAGCGTACGCACCCTCAGCCGCCGTTTTATCAGCGAAACCGGTGTGACCTTCGCCCGTTGGCGCCAGCAAGCACGGGTGATTCGCTCGCTGGAGCCGCTGTCGCGTGGTGAATCGGTCGGTCGAATCGCCGGCGAATACGGTTATGACAATGTCAGCGCCTATATTGCCGCCTTCCGTCAGCGTTTTGGCACCACGCCGGGGCTGTATTTTAGTCAGCCTCAGTCGGTAACAGCGCCTGACGCGTCGCGTTAA
- a CDS encoding nuclear transport factor 2 family protein, translating to MTPKTPTALVLDALQKVVAAPQHQPTLIAELFSADYRQQVDGKTLDYMQFVQHMALLKQLTRSMTLEMVAIAGQDDSVLTHHRVRVEKRDGSLSLVKVLAHFTVRDGKICACDELTQLLEGDHADRDLGSRMSV from the coding sequence ATGACCCCGAAAACCCCCACAGCCCTGGTGCTCGATGCCTTGCAAAAGGTTGTCGCCGCCCCGCAACATCAGCCGACGCTGATCGCTGAGCTTTTCAGTGCGGATTACCGTCAACAGGTGGACGGCAAGACGCTGGACTACATGCAGTTTGTGCAACACATGGCGTTGCTCAAGCAGTTGACTCGCAGCATGACGCTGGAGATGGTCGCCATTGCCGGACAGGACGATTCGGTGTTGACGCATCATAGGGTGCGGGTGGAAAAGCGCGATGGCAGCCTTAGTCTGGTTAAGGTGCTGGCGCATTTCACCGTACGTGACGGCAAAATCTGCGCCTGCGATGAACTGACGCAACTGCTGGAAGGCGATCACGCCGATCGCGATCTGGGGTCACGCATGTCGGTATAA
- a CDS encoding YaiA family protein, translating into MRENNRPGYPRTARVVAVDRGDPSLHMHRFEVRTDDIEPNTLLSEHATEQEALDAKHRYEDPALED; encoded by the coding sequence ATGCGCGAAAATAACCGACCAGGCTATCCGAGAACCGCCCGAGTGGTCGCCGTTGACCGGGGCGATCCCAGCTTGCATATGCACCGTTTCGAGGTGCGCACCGACGATATAGAACCCAATACGCTGCTCAGCGAGCACGCAACCGAGCAGGAAGCGTTGGATGCCAAGCACCGCTATGAGGACCCTGCGTTGGAAGACTAA
- a CDS encoding IclR family transcriptional regulator — MTTLENAAAVLKLFSQQRMMHGQPGISFSDVVNQLALPKSTVSRLLQTMETQGMLERDPDSKLYKIGRLLLSVSSHYLSTPLVDSVAASMVQLSQLTCCTGYVSVLEGQEIMVMRMFPGRHFLQVVTPAGSRSPAAETSVGRAILARDSDEQAIARYATGYHVASPNAPQSPDALLSKLAQIRRQGWSLARNETLQGISSLATAVTNKHRNETVGLCLSFATQADEQPFSPAVLEALMTVSRQLAEKFGDDYWQQIK; from the coding sequence ATGACAACCCTGGAAAATGCCGCAGCGGTATTAAAGTTATTTTCACAACAACGAATGATGCACGGGCAACCCGGTATTTCATTCAGCGATGTGGTGAACCAACTGGCGCTGCCGAAAAGTACCGTATCGCGCCTGCTGCAGACCATGGAAACACAGGGCATGCTGGAGCGCGATCCCGACAGCAAGCTGTATAAAATCGGTCGCTTGCTTTTATCGGTTTCCAGCCATTATTTGTCGACGCCGCTGGTGGACAGCGTGGCGGCCAGCATGGTGCAGCTCAGTCAACTGACTTGCTGCACGGGTTATGTTTCGGTGCTCGAGGGGCAGGAGATCATGGTGATGCGCATGTTCCCGGGCCGTCACTTCCTCCAGGTAGTGACGCCGGCGGGCAGCCGTTCACCGGCGGCGGAAACGTCGGTGGGCAGGGCAATTTTGGCGCGTGACAGCGATGAACAGGCTATTGCGCGCTATGCCACCGGTTACCACGTGGCTTCGCCCAATGCCCCGCAATCGCCGGATGCGTTGTTGAGCAAGCTGGCGCAGATTCGGCGGCAGGGCTGGTCCCTGGCGCGTAACGAAACCTTGCAGGGTATCAGTTCGTTGGCGACAGCGGTGACCAACAAACACCGCAATGAGACGGTGGGGCTCTGTTTATCCTTTGCCACCCAAGCGGACGAACAACCGTTTTCTCCTGCCGTATTAGAAGCGTTGATGACGGTATCTCGGCAATTAGCGGAAAAGTTCGGTGATGATTATTGGCAACAGATCAAATAA
- a CDS encoding OPT/YSL family transporter, with protein sequence MKSNTTINPLKDIGTLLVMVILSIVGAIIGVQLITTLGVTPNTSIIGALFAMLLARIPLQMFQRYRSVHTQNLAQTVISSATFGAANSLLMPIAVPYVMGQPQLILPMFCGVAVAMLLDAYLLYRMFDTKIFPAANAWPPGVAAAEAIKAGDRGGKQAWLLVVGVAVGIAGSMLKIPMAAFGTAFIGNIWALGMFGVGLLLRAYAEPMAGFDINAHFIPHGVMVGAGLVALIQVVQVIRSKNVDAAGYSQADSEVSKALGLGAVGYIVIAALLALAGGLYSEMSLTMLVLFVIYAAFAAFVHELIVGIAAMHSGWFPAFAVALITLIIGILIGFPPVALCVLTGFTAATGPAFADMGFDLKAGFILRGYGKDLQQELLGRRIQLFAALIAFVIAIPVVYFAYSSYFLQDLIPPVARVYAKTIEAGAQPGIAFSLLIWAIPGAIVQLIGGPKRQLGVLLATGLLINNALAGWAVLLGIALRILIIRRWGDKGRTPMEIMAAGFIAGDALYNFFNSIFSSKGK encoded by the coding sequence ATGAAATCCAATACCACCATAAATCCGTTGAAAGATATCGGTACGCTGCTGGTGATGGTGATTCTGTCCATCGTTGGGGCGATCATCGGTGTGCAGCTAATCACTACGTTGGGCGTGACCCCCAATACGTCGATCATCGGGGCGCTGTTCGCGATGCTATTGGCGCGCATTCCGCTGCAAATGTTCCAGCGTTATCGATCGGTACATACGCAAAACCTGGCGCAAACGGTGATTTCCTCCGCCACCTTTGGCGCTGCCAATTCATTGCTGATGCCAATTGCCGTGCCTTATGTGATGGGGCAGCCGCAGCTGATCCTGCCGATGTTTTGCGGTGTGGCCGTGGCAATGTTGCTTGACGCCTATCTGCTGTATCGCATGTTTGACACCAAAATCTTTCCTGCCGCCAACGCCTGGCCGCCAGGCGTTGCGGCGGCGGAAGCCATCAAGGCCGGCGATCGGGGGGGCAAACAGGCCTGGTTGCTGGTGGTGGGCGTGGCGGTGGGGATCGCCGGGTCGATGCTTAAAATCCCGATGGCGGCCTTCGGCACCGCATTTATCGGCAATATTTGGGCTTTGGGGATGTTTGGCGTCGGCCTGCTGCTGCGCGCCTACGCAGAACCTATGGCGGGTTTCGACATCAATGCGCATTTTATTCCTCATGGGGTGATGGTTGGCGCCGGATTGGTGGCGTTGATCCAGGTGGTGCAGGTGATCCGTAGCAAAAACGTCGACGCCGCCGGTTACAGCCAGGCAGATAGCGAAGTCAGCAAGGCGCTGGGGCTGGGAGCCGTTGGCTATATCGTTATCGCTGCGTTGCTGGCGTTGGCCGGCGGGCTGTATAGCGAGATGTCGCTGACCATGCTGGTGTTGTTTGTTATTTATGCCGCGTTCGCCGCCTTTGTGCATGAGTTGATCGTCGGTATCGCCGCCATGCACTCTGGCTGGTTCCCGGCCTTTGCGGTGGCGCTGATCACCCTGATTATCGGTATTTTGATTGGTTTTCCGCCGGTGGCATTGTGCGTGCTGACCGGGTTTACTGCCGCCACTGGCCCGGCGTTTGCCGACATGGGGTTTGATCTGAAAGCTGGCTTTATTCTGCGCGGCTACGGCAAAGATTTGCAGCAGGAGCTGTTGGGGCGTCGCATTCAACTGTTTGCCGCCTTGATCGCCTTTGTTATTGCCATCCCGGTGGTGTACTTCGCTTACAGCAGCTACTTCCTGCAGGACCTGATCCCACCGGTAGCGCGGGTGTACGCCAAAACCATCGAGGCGGGCGCTCAGCCGGGCATTGCCTTCAGCTTGCTGATCTGGGCCATTCCCGGGGCCATCGTGCAGCTGATTGGCGGGCCCAAACGCCAGCTCGGCGTGCTGTTAGCTACGGGCCTGCTGATCAACAACGCGTTGGCGGGGTGGGCGGTGCTCCTTGGCATTGCGCTGCGCATCCTGATTATCCGTCGCTGGGGCGACAAGGGCCGCACGCCGATGGAGATCATGGCGGCCGGTTTTATTGCCGGTGACGCGTTGTACAACTTTTTCAATTCGATTTTTTCCAGCAAAGGGAAATAA
- a CDS encoding DUF1177 domain-containing protein, whose protein sequence is MSLQQTLQVFELIDNAYVSGQDVVDLFASYPGIRASTLRASGPKGATDFVRIDIPGSAGKNRGGDAPTLGIVGRLGGIGARPTRIGLVSDGDGAIAAIASALKLAEMQRKGDVLPGDVIITTHICPDAPTRPHDPVDFMDSPIDDVTMNDNEVVAEADAILSIDTTKGNRIINHKGYALSPTVKEGYILRVAEDLLRIMEMTSGRPAVTFPITTQDITPYGNGVHHLNSILQPSTATSAPVVGVAICTESVVPGCGTGASHEVDIALTVKFAVEVAKEFGRGTCQFYQADEYAQLLALYGSLSHLQKRK, encoded by the coding sequence ATGAGTTTGCAACAAACGCTGCAGGTTTTTGAATTAATAGATAATGCCTACGTGAGCGGTCAGGACGTCGTCGATCTGTTTGCGTCTTATCCCGGCATCCGGGCCAGTACGTTGCGTGCCAGCGGACCGAAAGGCGCCACCGATTTCGTGCGCATCGATATCCCCGGCAGCGCCGGTAAAAACCGGGGTGGGGATGCGCCAACTCTGGGCATTGTCGGCCGGTTGGGCGGCATCGGTGCGCGGCCTACGCGCATCGGCTTGGTGTCCGACGGCGACGGGGCAATTGCCGCGATTGCCAGCGCGTTGAAGCTGGCAGAAATGCAGCGTAAAGGGGACGTGTTGCCGGGGGATGTCATTATCACTACCCATATTTGCCCTGACGCGCCAACCCGCCCGCACGATCCGGTCGATTTTATGGATTCGCCAATCGACGACGTGACGATGAACGACAATGAAGTGGTGGCGGAAGCCGATGCAATCTTGTCTATCGACACTACCAAAGGCAACCGCATCATCAATCACAAAGGTTACGCGCTGTCGCCGACGGTGAAAGAAGGCTACATCCTGCGGGTGGCGGAAGACTTGCTGCGGATTATGGAGATGACCAGCGGTCGTCCGGCGGTGACGTTCCCGATCACCACGCAGGACATTACGCCGTACGGCAATGGGGTGCATCACCTGAACAGCATCCTGCAACCTTCCACCGCGACTTCTGCGCCGGTGGTTGGCGTAGCGATCTGTACCGAGTCGGTGGTGCCGGGCTGCGGTACCGGTGCCAGCCATGAAGTGGATATTGCGCTGACCGTGAAGTTTGCGGTGGAAGTGGCGAAAGAGTTCGGGCGCGGTACCTGCCAGTTTTACCAGGCCGATGAATACGCGCAGCTTCTGGCGTTGTACGGCAGCCTCAGCCACCTGCAAAAAAGGAAATAA
- a CDS encoding AroM family protein — MNASFATLTIGQAPRNDIMPLLSAFLPADQVRHVGLLDGLSFGQIDQGYAPMAGEKVLVSRLLDGTQVRLGASRVEKGLQQKIRELEAEGCEAILLLCTGEFGRLHAERALLLEPDRIIPPLISAIVSQHRVGIVVPVAEQISQQAGKWQRLATPPCFAVASPYLADDAVLERAASELQRQGAQVVVLDCIGYHRQHRDFLQARLERPVLLSNVLVAKLAAELIN; from the coding sequence ATGAATGCCTCATTTGCCACGCTGACTATCGGCCAGGCGCCGCGTAACGACATCATGCCGCTGCTGTCGGCCTTTCTGCCCGCGGATCAGGTGAGGCATGTCGGGCTGTTGGATGGACTGAGCTTCGGCCAGATTGACCAAGGCTACGCTCCTATGGCCGGTGAGAAGGTGCTGGTTTCACGATTGTTGGACGGTACGCAGGTGAGGCTGGGCGCCTCGCGGGTCGAAAAGGGATTGCAGCAGAAAATCCGTGAGCTGGAAGCCGAGGGCTGTGAAGCGATCCTGCTGCTATGCACCGGAGAATTTGGCCGACTGCACGCCGAACGCGCGCTGTTGCTGGAGCCGGATCGCATTATTCCGCCGCTGATTTCCGCCATTGTCAGCCAGCATCGGGTCGGCATTGTGGTGCCGGTAGCGGAGCAAATCAGCCAGCAAGCAGGCAAATGGCAACGGCTGGCGACGCCGCCCTGTTTCGCCGTGGCCAGTCCCTATCTGGCGGACGACGCGGTGCTGGAACGGGCGGCAAGTGAGTTGCAGCGACAAGGGGCGCAGGTGGTGGTGCTGGATTGCATCGGCTATCACCGCCAGCATCGCGATTTCCTGCAGGCGCGGCTTGAAAGACCGGTGCTGCTGTCCAACGTGCTGGTCGCCAAGTTGGCGGCTGAGCTAATTAACTGA
- the ppnP gene encoding pyrimidine/purine nucleoside phosphorylase, producing MLKVNEYFAGKVKSIGFDSSSIGLTSVGVMEEGEYTFTTAQPEEMTVITGALKVLLPGSPDWQVFMPGEKFFVPGHSEFNLQVADATAYLCRYLSK from the coding sequence ATGCTGAAAGTGAACGAGTATTTTGCCGGAAAAGTGAAGTCTATCGGTTTCGATAGTAGCAGCATCGGCCTTACCAGCGTCGGTGTGATGGAAGAGGGTGAGTACACCTTCACCACCGCCCAGCCGGAAGAAATGACCGTGATTACCGGGGCGTTGAAAGTCCTGCTGCCGGGCTCGCCGGACTGGCAGGTGTTTATGCCGGGTGAGAAGTTCTTCGTACCGGGCCACAGTGAGTTCAACCTGCAGGTTGCCGATGCAACCGCTTATCTGTGCCGTTATTTGAGCAAGTAA
- the rdgC gene encoding recombination-associated protein RdgC, with protein MLWFKNLMVYRLSREVALNADEMEKQLSAFAFTPCGSQDMAKTGWVSPMGSHSDALTHAVNGQIVICARKEEKILPSPVIKQELQAKIERLEGEQHRKLKKTEKDALKDEVLHSLLPRAFSRFNQTFMWIDTVNDLIMVDAASAKRAEDTLALLRKSLGSLPVVPLTMESPIELTLTEWVRSGELPAGFIIQDEAELKAILEDGGVIRCKKQNLISDEIAVHIEAGKLVTKLAVDWQERIQLVLADDGSLKRLKFADTLREQNDDIDRDDFAQRFDADFILMTSELAALIKNTIEALGGEAQR; from the coding sequence ATGCTGTGGTTTAAGAATTTGATGGTTTACCGTTTGAGCCGCGAAGTTGCGCTAAACGCGGATGAAATGGAAAAACAGCTCAGCGCTTTTGCTTTCACCCCGTGCGGCAGCCAGGACATGGCGAAAACCGGCTGGGTCTCCCCGATGGGCTCCCACAGCGACGCATTGACGCATGCGGTTAACGGCCAGATCGTCATCTGCGCACGTAAGGAAGAAAAAATCCTGCCGTCGCCGGTCATCAAGCAAGAGCTGCAGGCCAAAATTGAACGCCTCGAAGGCGAGCAGCACCGTAAACTGAAGAAAACCGAAAAAGACGCGCTGAAAGACGAAGTGCTGCACAGCCTGCTGCCGCGCGCCTTTAGCCGTTTTAACCAAACCTTTATGTGGATCGACACCGTTAACGATCTGATCATGGTTGACGCCGCCAGCGCCAAGCGCGCGGAAGATACCCTGGCGCTGCTGCGCAAAAGCCTGGGCTCTCTGCCGGTAGTGCCATTGACCATGGAAAGCCCGATCGAGCTGACGCTGACCGAATGGGTGCGTTCAGGTGAACTGCCGGCCGGCTTTATTATTCAGGACGAGGCGGAACTGAAAGCGATTCTGGAAGACGGCGGCGTGATCCGCTGCAAGAAGCAGAACCTGATCAGCGATGAAATTGCGGTACATATTGAAGCCGGCAAACTGGTAACCAAGCTGGCAGTGGACTGGCAAGAGCGCATTCAGCTGGTGCTGGCGGATGACGGCTCGTTGAAGCGTCTGAAGTTCGCCGATACGCTGCGTGAGCAGAATGACGATATCGATCGTGACGACTTCGCCCAGCGTTTTGATGCCGATTTCATCCTGATGACCAGTGAGTTGGCGGCGTTAATCAAAAACACCATCGAAGCTCTGGGTGGTGAAGCCCAGCGTTAA